The Brassica napus cultivar Da-Ae chromosome C1, Da-Ae, whole genome shotgun sequence DNA segment aaacaagatgtaAAGGGGGAGAAAATTAGAAGTTTTATGTGGAGAGCGGTTTCTGGAGCCTTAGCTGTCTCTGAAAGACTGAATAACACGTGGGATGCATTTGGATACAGTCTGCAAGCTCTGTAAACAAGGAGTAGAGTCGATCAAACATGTTCTTTTCGAATGTGAGATTGCACAGGAGATGTGGTCTTTAGCGGGTTTTCACCAAGGTCCATCGATAACTGATAATAGTTTGATTGGTTGGTTGTCAAGCTACCTCAAACTAATGTCGGTGGAATCCCTTCCGGTCTCACAAAGAAGAGCGATACCTTGGGTTCTTTGGAGCATTTGGAAGAATCGAAATAAGGTCCTGTATGCAGATTCTCAAGACTCACTAGCTTCTCAAGTTACTCAGGCAGGTGAAGAGGCTAGGACCTGGAATGAGTTAAATGTAGAGCAGCAACGTTTATAGGTGGCCTGTTGGGAGAGAACAGGAGATGGGATCCACCATTAATAGGTACTGTGAAATGTAATATTCACTCGAATTGGAGGAACGCTAAATTGCATAGTGGGGGCGCTTTTATGATTCGTGATCATAGAGGGGATGTTCTTCATCATGCGCGAGAAGCATTCACGTTCTCTCCTGATAGATTAACATCGGAGTTGCGATGTTTGGAATGGGCGCTGCAAAGTATGAAAGATCTCGGCTATCATGATGTAGTGGTTGGGTCTGATCTGCATGATCTTATCAGTGCCGTAATGAGACAAGTAAATTGGCCAAGGTACAGGGCAATACTATCAAGAGTGAGTACACTCTGTTTGTCCTTCCCTTCTGTGGCCTTTGAATCTGAGTCTGCATCATCAGATGGTATTGCACGGGAGATTGCTAAGAGTGTGCGGCGCGACGGGCGTTTTCAATCTTATTTGGCAATGGGTAGACCAgcatggcttcaccaacaaatTTTGAGAGAAGCAAACCTTATACACTCGTAGATCTTTTTTAAGATTGAGTGTTTATATTTTGTTGTCTGTATTGTTCTGTTTCACTACTTTACCCTCTGGGTTATATTAATCatgatttgaagttttaaaaaaaaaaaagggagaaaAAGATAGATGAGAATCGGTTAGATTGGACTTCGAGATTTAGGTCCATATAAAATGGCGCATGATAATACTTTTACGCATGTGTCtcaatctcttttctttttctttttctttctataaAAGAGACCCTACTAACATGCGCCAGGGGTTTTCACTTCTTAAAAAGACACTCTCGTGCGTCATCAAATTGCTCTGCCTTATCGAGTTTTAATCACTACACAAATTAAAGAAGAAAAGGGCGGAGGTTGGttcaaagaagagaaagagctTCAAACATAAACAATGCACGTACAAAATGTACACACTCAGTTAGTTATAAGACCACTTTAGTGTTATGATGATCTGGCAACATGTAAATGTGCGTGAGTTTTTATCATTGTTCACGTATTTTAAGTGTATGTGTATGTACTGttggtttgaacaaaaaaaatagtgtatgtGTATGTGCTAAGTAGTAGCTTGCGCAATGCACGGGTGCTTGTGCTTAATCCAGATTGATTaatctttcattttctttttactatTGGGTATTTTATTCGTTGATTTGCTTGGTCGTAAAATGATTCGAAACTTAAGTTTGGGGCTCATCTATATAACACCATTTCTTAACTTAGGTGGCTATAATCTATTATGGGCTTAAGGACTAATATTTAGTAAACTATTACAAGCCCAATGAGTATTAAACCGTTGTGGATTCATTTCTTCCAAGCTACCGTCGTAATAATATCAAGATGATTACGGATTATAGAACTCTCTACAGAAAATGTACTCGTGGAATTAATCTTTTCCTCATTACGCTGATAGTAATTACCGATTTACGCTAACCAGCAAAAATATGATACACCATATACAAACTCTCAATTTTTAATAGAATCTTACAAGTACAGAatccatatatttttaatagaatctTACAAGTGTCTTGTTTTGAAAGAACGCTATGATATTATGATGTAGGACCATAAATTGTGGAAGAGAACATCTAGAAACATATAAAGATCAAGTAGACTAGTTGCACTATATCCACTGACTAGTGACTATACCATGACCGGCATAAAAAATCTGGAAACATAGTTCCCATGTACCCATATCTGATCTATACGAGCTAtcaaacattttatataatccAAATGAAAAGGCATAGCTTAGCTCCAAGTATTCCAACAAAGAAGATACACTGTTTGGTAAAAAGTATCGATGTTGAGGATTTGCATTCGGATAACAAGTTGTTCAGGTGCGGGTTTGTCCACAAGCGCTGACATGGACCGCACTTTCAAGTATGCTATCCACGCACTTCGTAGGacccaaaagtaaatccaaCGGTTCAGATTCGGTGGACCTTTTCTTCGGCCAGAATTATCAGCAAAGGCACGCGCATGAGGAAACGCGGGACCCAACTGCACCGGCCACAATTCGTAATCACCGTTCATTAATCAGCACCGGTCAACTCAAATTACGACACTTGTCACCATCTATGATACTGATTTACAActgaaattaatattttatttaccgCATAAGTTAATTTAATTGGaggtgtttaaaaaaaaaagaagttaatttAATTGGAGCaaaagataattttaatttgacaacaaaagataattttaatttgacaACAAATTTAAGGAAGAAGATTTATACTGGATACTAATTTTATTATAGTAATTACCCTTTGATTTAATGTATTTGATAACTTCATTGGTGATGAGAATATAACAAATACTGAAATAAGAGAGAGTGGAACATGGAGTGAAGGAAATTAGGTGTTCCTGAGCTGTTTTGTACACTTAGATAGCTCACGTGGCGATGACACACAGGCCATGTTAATCTGGGACCCCGACTAATTTGAACACACCGTCATGATTACCGTCCTTGAGAGTAGATGGGGACTGTCCAATGAAATCAGTTTTAACTCGTGCGATACAGGTTATTATAGCCTAATTGGAATCTTAAGACACACGTGAAAGACGGATAATAATGTGTATGAATAACACATATGAGCTTTTTAATCTGGGTATTTTAACCATGACCCGAAAATTCGAACCGGAACCAACACAAAATATCCGATCCGGAACCGAattgaaaatttacaagtattttttggatctaaatttattttacccgaaagaaccggaaccgaaaagaaccgacccgaatagattCAGACCCGAAAAGACCCGACCTGAAAAGacccgacccgataagaaccgatttttacccgacttaaaaacatgtatatccaaaacaataattttttgtgttctattttttatatattattttatgatttagttgaagtatcttttgttaacaacatttgttatttttataacatttttaagtaatatgaagctttaaaatgtaaaatttagagtttaaaaatattttattttaattattaatagtttcatttgagttattttgtaaaattttagatatatataacaaatatcgactaaattttATGGAGTTGGGTATGTCATGTCCTTTTAGAATCCTAAATACCCGGATCTGATATGGACCCTAAAAATTATAGGTATTTTatggatattttaattatagacccgaaccgacccggatccgagaagaaccgatccgaacctgAACCAAAAAATTTTAAGTACCTATTGGATTTAAATAGTTAGGACCcgaaggatccggatccgaaaaGAACCGGTCCGAAACCGATCCGAAGAttcgaatgcccatgcctagtcTAGGGCATGTGAAACCTTTAAGGGCGTATTTGGCTCTATATTTAACATTCTGCACataatatttgtgtttttaattatttgtacgCAAGTGTCAAGAAGGATGTTGTATGGAATGtgttcattttgttttgtttgattttaaaaataaagtctaTTCGTCAGTGGATGGTCAACTTATtatgtacttgagttttaattccACCGTACAATTATGATACTAATAAATAAACTTTATATCGTGATAAAAAGTTTATACCTTTTATAGCTCTtagaacttttttaaaaaattcttgagtttgataattgttttataaagatAGTTCTTCTAACACGATAGTTAGAAAAGAATGACACGGAAATCTCCATGCATAACGCTTTTGCCTTTacaaagacaaaaaatattagatgataaaacaaaattacagTAGAGAAAAAGTATTACATTCTGTTATACTAGTTGTGCTGATGCGTTGTACTTGTAAAGTAATATGCTGCGTAATGCTACACTCTTTCAGCTCCGTTTCATACAAAATGTCATTAgatattttcacatatattaaaattttgattataatgcatttatgtttttattaatgttatttatttaatcaataccattttaaataaatagatttatttataagatcaatacattttacaattaatattgcgttgaaaataaatataaattgcaCTGGAATTGTAAAACGATATTTTGttgtaacagaaaaaaaaatgctaaagtgatatttaatatgaaacataTAGAATATGTTGTAATAAGCATATATTCAAGCAATATCATAGTTTTAGTCACCAAAAAAGTAAGTACGTGGTCTTGTACTTAAGAtcaatatttcaattttatttttatttatttatttatttattttttgaacaaaacactatttcaattttatttaagatGCGTGATTTACAATTAAATGTCCAGAATTTTcgatcattaattatatttttgattaaaaatattgcAGAACCTTTATTGCCTGATAACTTtcttaaaactataataaaGAAATTTTCGGTACAGAACCCGCTTTcgtggaagcaccgtagcctattggttaatgtttaaaggcttctacacccaggtctagggttcgaatcccagactatgcaatttattgcagattgcaggaaatccaggtttcaagtcccggagagagcggtttattaaacaattatgcagactacagaTGAAAGACAtgcaagggatcttcaacatagtgcaagtaaatctgatcaggcgtggatcttcataggacggctcatgtgatgcagttaggcgtaagtcttcataaggcaggtagtattaTCGGtcgtcgaatcgtctatgtaatctttcctatatcataattgtaagatcgtaataaatcagcgttaaaaaaaaaacccgctTTGAGTCATTTTACTATGAAAAAATCAGTCGGCTTTTGAAACAATAGAAGAAAACTATTTACTTTTAAGCTCAGGCATTTAAATCAAACGAGAAAATTTAAGCATAGTTGATATCGTTGTGTGGACGTTAAGACTTTAATATCCAGTACCTAACTAATGACCAAAAATTCAATCTGACTGAAgttatcaaatttgaaaattctCGACAACTGACAGACAAACAAATCTAATATTACTACACAgtccttttacaaaaaaaaaatattactacaCAATTAGAAGTTGGAAGTTGACGTGGTATCaaattaataatacacacaGTCAAAATATTTCCAAAAGCAGAAGAGCCGTATGTTGCATGTCAATAGGATTTAGGTGGCATATCCAATTGAGAGTTTTAGGTGattgttttaggtgatttgtatcaaaatgacaaatccactgttattgaaacatgaattttaaaaactcatttaaaatccagtgttactgaacttgacattttataaaatactctgaaatccactgttattgaaaatattttaagttgtgaagttttaaagttttcaagtgATTTTAGAGTGATTGGGTGGAgtttattagttaaaaaaaaataaaactcaaattCCATGTTTTTAGGTGATATTCTagagtggtttaacaaaaatcatttgaTTCTCTGCAATTccttaaaatcatctaaaacctcATTAAAAGTCAAATCACCttaaattttagattgaatACACCTCTCTTACGCAACTTGTTTTACGAGGCTTAATTAACGCGTtcaaatgtttatatattaaaacatcttTACAATAAAAGTCTACTCTAAGTATAAATGTTAACTAGATGAAATATGGTGCGAATCGGTAGCAAATAtagtaatttaattataaaacccTTAAATAAGCTACTGATCTTTAGTAATTTAGAAAGTAATAACATGGTAAAAATACAATAacttatctaatctattaaaagaggaGTACAAATTAAAATTACCCCTTagttttgcaagttatttacaATGGCATGCCACTGAATTATTAATTAACATAATTATCTTTTCATCTTTAATTAATGcatttccaaaatcaaattataaataaaaaaacatggaaacaataatttataaatctaacttTTAGTATTAATTGTCCTTTCctattctattatatatatgtgtttggaaataataaattatacatatatatatatatatcataattaaaTACATACATTACATGAGAATTTAGGTACATGTTCGGGTATAGATCAGTTTTTTGGGTATCAGATTTttaggtttaaaattaaacattgtTCGAATATGATAAATTTTTGGACGAGGTTCGGATTCGGATCATTCCGGATCCAGATAGATTTgtagaaacctaaaaatatccaaataatttatgtgtttagaaatgtctttatataatttataaaaaataaaaatcaatacccGCACACGCGTGCGGGTCAAGCCCTAGTAACTCTTAAAATGTCAGTTTGTACGTCTGATGTGGAACTATTGCGTTAGTTTAACGACGGATGaacatcaaatttaaaattcaatatcaCAATATATCTAAACTGAATATCACAAGTTTAAGGATAAATTTTGAGTTATGACGTTTTATGGCGGAACTACAACGATTTTATTGCAAATAtgctacaaaataatttttttaacacaaatgcTACAAAATAGATAAGTAGTGATATTCCTTCAATAGTTAGTTATGACGTTTTATGGCGGAACTACAACGATTTTATTGCAAATAtgctacaaaataattttttaaaacaaatggTACAAAATAGATAAGTAGTGATATTCcttcaatagttttttttttttgttgaaaacttcATTTTTGGACCTGTtgccccccccccaaaaaaaaaaaaaaaagaaaaaaaacttcatttttggTTAAGCAGTGAAAAGCACCAGTATGATCTATCCTCCCTACATTCTCAAGTATCATTTTAttccaaataacataaataacacATATTTACACGTATTGTAACTTTGTAAGACTCATAGGGTGAATATAAATATAAGCCTGCACATACATGCATACATTATATATGTACGCGTATTAAAGTAACTATTTTTTTCAGTACGACAAAGATTCCCACTCGGAATGTTTTGGTAATTTATATTAGACAATTAggtccctctctctttctctaccATAAAGCAACTGTGATCAGACAAGCATACAAAGAAGTTCCTCATTCAAAAAAAGATTTCTCAGCGATCAAAATCCCTCTCCCTTCACCAACAAAAgaatctatctttttttctttcaaatctaTAGTCAAACAAAATATCAGGTTTTGTTTCTGCCGATCGGAGGAAGCTCAACTATGGATACGGTTCAATGGCCACAggtatatacatacatatacataatatatattcatttctCGTACAAATCAATATGTATGTGTTGATGTAGATTAAACAATTGATTCATCTAGACTCAGTACTTGATTTAATAACTTAAGAGTTTAATGTTTTGGATCTTCTTCTTTTGATGTTTCTCTTCAAcacttatatatgtttttcacTTTACCCTTTATTAATTTgccttttcttttatgtttttggttaAAGCCTTTCTCAAATATTCCAATCATTTATCTCTTGATGAAATACCATTGATTTGTTCATAATTAAATCTGATATATGTTAATTATGtctttacatatatatgtattgaGTTTTGAGCTAATGGTTGGATGAATTGatttttggtgattttgatAAGCAGGAGATGGTAGTGAAGCCCTTGGAGGAAATAGTAACAAACACATGCCCAAAGCCGCAATCGGCCCAGACGCAGCAGCCATCATCGGTTGGGGCGGGGGGAGGAGCTGAGAGGAAGGCAAGGCCAGAAAAGGACCAAGCTGTAAACTGTCCAAGATGTAACTCAATCAACACAAAGTTTTGTTACTACAACAATTATAGCTTGACGCAGCCAAGATTCTTCTGCAAAGGTTGTAGAAGGTATTGGACGGAAGGCGGTTCGCTTAGGAACATCCCTGTTGGTGGTGGCTCAAGAAAGAACAAGAGATCTCACTCTTcttcagtttcttcttcttctgatattAATAAAAACCACTCGGATTCTACACAACCAGCTACGAAAAAGCATCACTCTGATCACCACCACCTCATTAGCATGTCTCAACAAGGGTTGACTGGtcaaaaccctaaattcttTGAGACGACTCAACAAGATCTCAATTTAGGTTTTCCACCACATGGGTTGATCAGGACCAATTTCACCAACCTCATTCACAATATTGGGAACAACAACAAGAGCACTAACAATCCATTGCTCAGTTCTTCATCTTCTACCACGTCAGCTATGGCAGTTTCTTCTTTGGATCTCATAAGAAACAATACTAGTAATAATGGGAGTTCTTCATTCATGGGTTTTCCATTTCATAACCAAGATCCAACATCTGGAGGATTTTCAATGCAAGATCATTACAAGCCTTGTAACTCAAACACCACACTGCTAGGGTTTTCATTGGATCATCATCATAATAATGGATTCCACGGAGGATTTcaagaaggagaaggaggaggagaagctGGTGATGATGTGAATGGAAGGCACTTGTTTCCTTTTGAGGATTTGAAACTGCcagtttcttcttcatcagcAACAATTAATGTCGACATTAATGATAATCAGAAGCGAGCAAGTGGTGGTGATGCATCTGCTAATTCTGGTGGGTATTGGACTGGGATGTTGAGTGGAGGATCATGGTGCTAAATTTTCTCAGTTTGATGATGAAGATAGTACTATATCATTTAATGGTTAATTAtcgttatttatttaattaatcaatatgTTCTTAACTTCAGTTTAA contains these protein-coding regions:
- the LOC106376008 gene encoding dof zinc finger protein DOF4.6, producing MDTVQWPQEMVVKPLEEIVTNTCPKPQSAQTQQPSSVGAGGGAERKARPEKDQAVNCPRCNSINTKFCYYNNYSLTQPRFFCKGCRRYWTEGGSLRNIPVGGGSRKNKRSHSSSVSSSSDINKNHSDSTQPATKKHHSDHHHLISMSQQGLTGQNPKFFETTQQDLNLGFPPHGLIRTNFTNLIHNIGNNNKSTNNPLLSSSSSTTSAMAVSSLDLIRNNTSNNGSSSFMGFPFHNQDPTSGGFSMQDHYKPCNSNTTLLGFSLDHHHNNGFHGGFQEGEGGGEAGDDVNGRHLFPFEDLKLPVSSSSATINVDINDNQKRASGGDASANSGGYWTGMLSGGSWC